The following coding sequences are from one Rhineura floridana isolate rRhiFlo1 chromosome 2, rRhiFlo1.hap2, whole genome shotgun sequence window:
- the LOC133376687 gene encoding mitochondrial chaperone BCS1 isoform X3 codes for MYTAMGTEWRPFGFPRRRRPLTSVVLEEGVSERIVQDVKEFIGNPKWYIDRGIPYRRGYLLYGPPGCGKSSFITALAGELQYSICLLSLSDRSLSDDRLNHLLSVAPQQSIILLEDIDAAFVSQDLAAENPTAYQGMGRLTFSGLLNALDGVASSEARIVFMTTNHADRLDPALVRPGRVDLKQYVGHCSQWQLGRMFQRFYPAQSAAAAEQFAKQALSASDQISAAQVQGHFMLYKADPDGAIKNVQTLIS; via the exons ATGTACACAGCCATGGGGACTGAATGGCGACCATTTGGCTTCCCAAGACGTCGGCGTCCACTCACCTCTGTGGTGCTTGAGGAAGGAGTGTCAGAGAGAATTGTACAGGATGTAAAAGAGTTCATTGGTAATCCAAAGTGGTACATTGACCGAG GAATCCCCTATCGGAGAGGATACCTGCTGTATGGGCCCCCAGGTTGTGGAAAGAGCAGTTTCAT CACAgctctggctggagaactgcaatacAGCATCTGTCTCCTGAGCCTGAGCGACCGCAGCCTCTCTGACGATCGACTCAACCACCTGCTGAGCGTAGCCCCTCAACAGAGCATCATCCTTCTGGAAGACATAGACGCCGCTTTTGTCAGTCAAgaccttgctgctgaaa ACCCCACTGCATATCAAGGCATGGGACGCCTTACCTTCAGCGGCCTTCTCAACGCACTGGATGGCGTAGCTTCCTCCGAAGCAAGGATCGTATTTATGACCACCAATCATGCAGACAG GCTGGATCCAGCCCTGGTTCGCCCTGGACGGGTAGATCTGAAGCAGTATGTGGGACACTGCTCACAATGGCAGCTTGGGCGCATGTTCCAGAGGTTCTATCCAGCCCAGTCGGCAGCTGCAGCTGAGCAGTTTGCTAAACAGGCCCTGTCTGCCTCTGATCAGATCAGTGCTGCACAAGTTCAAGGCCATTTCATGCTATACAAGGCAGATCCAGACGGAGCCATTAAGAATGTGCAGACTCTTATATCCTGA
- the LOC133376687 gene encoding mitochondrial chaperone BCS1 isoform X2, translating to MIDLHTGTPWESVTFTAVGSNREIFFNILQEAKELALRQQEGKTVMYTAMGTEWRPFGFPRRRRPLTSVVLEEGVSERIVQDVKEFIGNPKWYIDRGIPYRRGYLLYGPPGCGKSSFITALAGELQYSICLLSLSDRSLSDDRLNHLLSVAPQQSIILLEDIDAAFVSQDLAAENPTAYQGMGRLTFSGLLNALDGVASSEARIVFMTTNHADRLDPALVRPGRVDLKQYVGHCSQWQLGRMFQRFYPAQSAAAAEQFAKQALSASDQISAAQVQGHFMLYKADPDGAIKNVQTLIS from the exons ATGATTGATCTGCACACAGGCACTCCCTGGGAGTCCGTTACCTTCACAGCAGTTGGCAGCAACCGAGAGATTTTCTTCAACATCCTGCAGGAAG CCAAGGAATTGGCTCTGAGGCAGCAAGAAGGAAAGACGGTCATGTACACAGCCATGGGGACTGAATGGCGACCATTTGGCTTCCCAAGACGTCGGCGTCCACTCACCTCTGTGGTGCTTGAGGAAGGAGTGTCAGAGAGAATTGTACAGGATGTAAAAGAGTTCATTGGTAATCCAAAGTGGTACATTGACCGAG GAATCCCCTATCGGAGAGGATACCTGCTGTATGGGCCCCCAGGTTGTGGAAAGAGCAGTTTCAT CACAgctctggctggagaactgcaatacAGCATCTGTCTCCTGAGCCTGAGCGACCGCAGCCTCTCTGACGATCGACTCAACCACCTGCTGAGCGTAGCCCCTCAACAGAGCATCATCCTTCTGGAAGACATAGACGCCGCTTTTGTCAGTCAAgaccttgctgctgaaa ACCCCACTGCATATCAAGGCATGGGACGCCTTACCTTCAGCGGCCTTCTCAACGCACTGGATGGCGTAGCTTCCTCCGAAGCAAGGATCGTATTTATGACCACCAATCATGCAGACAG GCTGGATCCAGCCCTGGTTCGCCCTGGACGGGTAGATCTGAAGCAGTATGTGGGACACTGCTCACAATGGCAGCTTGGGCGCATGTTCCAGAGGTTCTATCCAGCCCAGTCGGCAGCTGCAGCTGAGCAGTTTGCTAAACAGGCCCTGTCTGCCTCTGATCAGATCAGTGCTGCACAAGTTCAAGGCCATTTCATGCTATACAAGGCAGATCCAGACGGAGCCATTAAGAATGTGCAGACTCTTATATCCTGA
- the LOC133378204 gene encoding olfactomedin-4-like isoform X3, whose product MLIKIQIDITTYNKTLEDIVDRIRQIEMDGIKDETDYIDITRKIDQLKKIAEDLTVVLNRTDLGLQGLLDKVNNVSSMVWQLESFDENNVLVTHREMAILRKQLTNCEEAAGNPNFGFPSAGVMAPEFGKCDNKVLVNISKPFIVKLNWRGFSYKYGAWGKDFAVGTKNPETYWVAPLNTDERLMETYRLYNTYADLLLYRNQIEKSLSQYVGLTWNYIHCGQGSGTILYNGNFYYNCYNSRSLCKMNVATNEIKRKNIDGAVFNNWYSYNGINWQDFDFAGDEKGLWLIYSSERSKGKVIIGQLDPNTMNITKSWQTSLYKPTATGTFMICGVLYAIKRVSAHKEQVFYKYDTNTATEGALDISLEKLSDTPQSISYNPNDHKLYMYNDGYLVTYDVLFQRIPRRAKRSMAHKTEQNAVIAISKAYFSL is encoded by the exons CTTATAAAAATCCAGATAGACATAACAACATATAATAAGACTTTGGAGGACATAGTTGACAGAATACGTCAGATTGAGATGGATGGCATcaaggatgaaacagattacataGATATTACACGAAAAATTGACCAGCTGAAGAAAATAGCTGAAGATCTGACTGTTGTCCTAAACAGAACTGATTTGGGGCTTCAAGGTTTACTCGACAAG GTCAACAATGTCTCCAGTATGGTGTGGCAGCTAGAATCTTTTGATGAGAACAATGTGTTGGTGACGCATAGGGAAATGGCCATACTCCGGAAACAACTGACCAATTGTGAAGAAGCTGCTGGGAATCCCAACTTTGGTTTCCCTTCCGCTGGCGTCATGGCTCCTGAATTTG GTAAATGTGATAACAAAGTGTTGGTGAACATTAGCAAGCCATTTATAGTGAAACTCAACTGGCGAGGTTTCAGCTACAAATATGGAGCCTGGGGGAAGGACTTTGCTGTTGGGACCAAGAATCCAGAGACATACTGGGTTGCTCCGCTCAACACAGACGAACGTTTGATGGAAACCTACCGCCTCTACAATACATACGCTGACCTGCTACTATACAGAAACCAAATAGAAAAAAGCCTTTCACAGTACGTTGGGCTCACCTGGAACTACATCCACTGTGGGCAAGGAAGTGGAACAATTTTATACAATGGCAACTTctattacaactgctacaacagcaGGAGCCTGTGCAAGATGAATGTTGCAACCAATGAAATCAAGCGCAAGAACATAGATGGGGCTGTATTTAACAACTGGTACTCCTATAATGGCATCAattggcaggactttgattttgCTGGGGACGAGAAAGGTCTGTGGCTCATTTATTCCTCAGAAAGAAGCAAGGGGAAAGTAATTATTGGGCAGTTAGATCCTAATACTATGAACATAACCAAGTCATGGCAAACCTCGCTGTATAAGCCTACTGCAACTGGCACATTCATGATCTGTGGGGTGCTGTATGCCATCAAGCGTGTGAGTGCACATAAAGAGCAAGTATTTTACAAATATGACACCAACACAGCCACAGAAGGTGCTCTAGACATCAGCCTGGAAAAACTCTCCGATACACCACAAAGCATCAGCTACAACCCCAACGACCACAAGTTATACATGTACAATGATGGCTACCTGGTCACTTATGACGTGCTGTTCCAGCGCATACCCCGGAGGGCAAAGCGGAGCATGGCCCATAAGACAGAGCAGAATGCTGTTATAGCGATCAGTAAAGCCTACTTCAGCTTGTGA
- the LOC133376687 gene encoding mitochondrial chaperone BCS1 isoform X1 → MPFSDFVLALKDNPYFGAGFGLVGVGTALALARKGAQFGMVAFRRHCMITLEVPSKDKSYHWLLSWISHHAKHTQHLSVETSYLQHESGRVSTKFDFIPSPGNHFIWYKRKWIRIERNREKQMIDLHTGTPWESVTFTAVGSNREIFFNILQEAKELALRQQEGKTVMYTAMGTEWRPFGFPRRRRPLTSVVLEEGVSERIVQDVKEFIGNPKWYIDRGIPYRRGYLLYGPPGCGKSSFITALAGELQYSICLLSLSDRSLSDDRLNHLLSVAPQQSIILLEDIDAAFVSQDLAAENPTAYQGMGRLTFSGLLNALDGVASSEARIVFMTTNHADRLDPALVRPGRVDLKQYVGHCSQWQLGRMFQRFYPAQSAAAAEQFAKQALSASDQISAAQVQGHFMLYKADPDGAIKNVQTLIS, encoded by the exons ATGCCCTTTTCTGACTTTGTCTTAGCCCTCAAAGACAATCCATACTTTGGGGCAGGCTTTGGCCTAGTGGGTGTAGGTACGGCCTTGGCCCTGGCCCGCAAGGGGGCACAGTTTGGCATGGTGGCATTCAGGCGGCATTGCATGATCACTCTAGAGGTGCCAAGCAAGGACAAGAGTTACCACTGGCTGCTGAGCTGGATCTCTCACCATGCCAAGCATACCCAGCACCTGAGTGTGGAGACTTCTTACCTGCAGCATGAGAGTGGTCGTGTCAGTACCAAATTTGACTTTATCCCCAGCCCTGGAAACCATTTCATTTG GTATAAAAGGAAGTGGATCCGCATAGAACGGAACCGGGAGAAACAAATGATTGATCTGCACACAGGCACTCCCTGGGAGTCCGTTACCTTCACAGCAGTTGGCAGCAACCGAGAGATTTTCTTCAACATCCTGCAGGAAG CCAAGGAATTGGCTCTGAGGCAGCAAGAAGGAAAGACGGTCATGTACACAGCCATGGGGACTGAATGGCGACCATTTGGCTTCCCAAGACGTCGGCGTCCACTCACCTCTGTGGTGCTTGAGGAAGGAGTGTCAGAGAGAATTGTACAGGATGTAAAAGAGTTCATTGGTAATCCAAAGTGGTACATTGACCGAG GAATCCCCTATCGGAGAGGATACCTGCTGTATGGGCCCCCAGGTTGTGGAAAGAGCAGTTTCAT CACAgctctggctggagaactgcaatacAGCATCTGTCTCCTGAGCCTGAGCGACCGCAGCCTCTCTGACGATCGACTCAACCACCTGCTGAGCGTAGCCCCTCAACAGAGCATCATCCTTCTGGAAGACATAGACGCCGCTTTTGTCAGTCAAgaccttgctgctgaaa ACCCCACTGCATATCAAGGCATGGGACGCCTTACCTTCAGCGGCCTTCTCAACGCACTGGATGGCGTAGCTTCCTCCGAAGCAAGGATCGTATTTATGACCACCAATCATGCAGACAG GCTGGATCCAGCCCTGGTTCGCCCTGGACGGGTAGATCTGAAGCAGTATGTGGGACACTGCTCACAATGGCAGCTTGGGCGCATGTTCCAGAGGTTCTATCCAGCCCAGTCGGCAGCTGCAGCTGAGCAGTTTGCTAAACAGGCCCTGTCTGCCTCTGATCAGATCAGTGCTGCACAAGTTCAAGGCCATTTCATGCTATACAAGGCAGATCCAGACGGAGCCATTAAGAATGTGCAGACTCTTATATCCTGA